From Azospirillum baldaniorum, the proteins below share one genomic window:
- a CDS encoding RrF2 family transcriptional regulator, with protein MLSQKAKYALRALIMLAERTDDELVLIAEIAERENIPRKFLEAILVELRKHGLLFAKRGKSGGYRLARPAEEISFGEVIRLIDGHLAPIPCASKNSFRPCEDCIDPPTCSVRWLMVQVRDATAQVLDNQTLSDALRHRQATGGLPVNFDI; from the coding sequence ATGCTGTCGCAAAAAGCCAAATACGCCCTGCGTGCGCTGATCATGCTGGCCGAACGGACGGACGACGAACTCGTCCTGATCGCCGAAATCGCCGAGCGGGAGAACATTCCGCGCAAGTTCCTGGAAGCCATTCTGGTGGAACTGCGCAAGCACGGCCTGCTGTTCGCCAAGCGCGGCAAGAGCGGCGGCTACCGTCTGGCGCGCCCGGCGGAGGAGATTTCCTTCGGCGAGGTGATCCGGCTGATCGACGGGCATCTGGCGCCGATCCCCTGCGCCAGCAAGAATTCCTTCCGTCCCTGCGAGGACTGCATCGACCCGCCGACCTGTTCGGTGCGCTGGCTGATGGTCCAGGTGCGCGACGCCACCGCGCAGGTGCTCGACAACCAGACCCTGTCCGACGCCCTGCGCCACCGTCAGGCGACCGGCGGCCTGCCCGTCAATTTCGACATCTGA